One Candida dubliniensis CD36 chromosome 1, complete sequence genomic region harbors:
- a CDS encoding conserved hypothetical protein (gene product possibly involved in pathogenesis?), with protein MKFFQSIPAIIAVFSFAATVVNAKLVYEYETKYVTVEIVTIVSGGSTYTTERLKTDSITNDSTKTTTTVVIPSSKPTSPESQPSSDSHPTFQSPSPVQIISSTTSINVINNAPSSTKPETTASASPAVIVHTSVFVVKPNPTPTTSSSSPGIVRVVKAAITSSASKPSPQPQENNSGTGDNNNQLSLFSNQILEAHNAKRARHGVNPLTWSNDLYNYANKVANNYDCSGNLRHTNAPYGENLALGYSSAANAVNAWYSEGFTGGLNHFTQVVWKSTTQLGCAYKDCQAKGWGLYVICSYQKPGNIIGQELANVLPLIKS; from the coding sequence ATGAAATTCTTTCAATCCATTCCGGCTATTATTGCTGTGTTTTCGTTTGCAGCAACTGTAGTCAACGCAAAACTTGTGTACGAAtatgaaacaaaatatgTCACGGTAGAAATTGTCACAATAGTAAGTGGAGGGAGTACTTATACCACTGAACGACTCAAAACTGATTCTATTACTAATGACTCCacgaaaacaacaacaactgtGGTGATTCCCAGTTCCAAACCAACGAGTCCAGAATCACAACCACTGTCGGATTCTCACCCAACGTTTCAATCACCATCACCAGTGCAAATAATATCCAGCACCACGTCCATCAACGTTATCAATAACGCGCCACTGTCAACTAAACCTGAAACGACAGCAAGTGCAAGTCCTGCGGTTATTGTTCACACTTCAGTATTTGTGGTCAAGCCAAATCCAACCCCGACtacttcatcatcatcaccaggTATTGTTCGCGTAGTCAAGGCAGCAATAACATCACTGGCATCTAAACCCCTGCCACAACCGCAAGAAAACAATTCTGGAACtggtgataataataatcaattatcaTTGTTTAGCAACCAAATTCTTGAGGCTCATAATGCAAAACGAGCCAGACATGGAGTGAATCCATTAACTTGGAGTAACGATTTATACAATTATGCCAACAAAGTAGCTAATAATTATGATTGTTCAGGAAACCTTCGTCACACCAATGCACCATACGGAGAGAATTTAGCCTTGGGATACTCATCAGCTGCCAATGCTGTCAATGCTTGGTATTCTGAAGGATTTACTGGAGGGTTAAATCATTTTACACAAGTGGTTTGGAAGTCAACTACTCAATTAGGATGTGCTTACAAAGATTGTCAAGCAAAAGGTTGGGGGTTATACGTCATTTGCAGTTATCAAAAACCAGGTAATATCATTGGACAAGAGCTTGCCAATGTTTTACCATTGATTAAATCGTGA
- a CDS encoding conserved hypothetical protein (spliced gene), with protein MSVGKLTHYAIDLVLISVILAGIHRNTGLQFDTSHFSSIDFRRWFGNYLSFGESCYDKIVSILKWSGYFKQNNLIFDYVNKEANKFMKEQTGRDLDDFKQKSSE; from the exons ATGAGT gTAGGTAAATTAACTCATTATGCAATTGACTTGGTATTGATTTCAGTGATATTGGCAGGGATCCATAGAAATACTGGACTACAATTTGATACATCCCATTTTCTGCTGATTGATTTTCGTCGTTGGTTTGGtaattatttatcatttggAGAATCTTGTtatgataaaattgtttcaattttaaaatgGAGTGGATATTTTAAACAgaataatttgatatttgattACGTTAATAAGGAAGCTAATAAGTTTATGAAAGAACAAACTGGTAGAGACTTGGACGACTTTAAGCAAAAATCATctgaataa
- a CDS encoding ATP-dependent RNA helicase, putative (Similar to C. albicans DHH1;~Similar to S. cerevisiae DHH1) — MTDTNWKQNLNLPPKDTRPQTEDVLNTKGKSFEDFNLKRELLMGIFEAGFEKPSPIQEESIPMALAGRDILARAKNGTGKTASFIIPCLQLVKPKLNKVQALILVPTRELALQTSQVVRTLGKHVGTQCMVTTGGTSLRDDIVRLHDPVHILVGTPGRVLDLAARKVVDLSECPLFVMDEADKMLSREFKGIIEQILEFFPPNRQALLFSATFPLAVKSFMDKHLTKPYEINLMDELTLKGISQFYAFVEEKQKLHCLNTLFSKLQINQSIIFCNSTNRVELLAKKITELGYSCYYSHAKMPQQARNKVFHEFRQGKVRNLVCSDLLTRGIDIQAVNVVINFDFPKTAETYLHRIGRSGRFGHLGLAINLMSWNDRYSLYKIEQELGTEIKPIPATIDKSLYVAENADAVPRPFRIDELPKGNETVHNKGYQYKGQPVSDEKSGPSSQQQPPPPQQQQQQQQSASPPQQQPNPQHQFAQHPNGQFPPYPQQFHQPGVIPPQQFNGYPPYPQYPPQFAGYPGQPPQPPQAQQQRAQAQNPAQQY, encoded by the coding sequence ATGACGGATACTAATTGgaaacaaaatttaaatcttcCTCCAAAGGACACTAGGCCCCAAACTGAAGATGTGTTAAATACAAAAGGCAAATCGTTTGAggatttcaatttgaagCGAGAATTGCTAATGGGAATATTTGAGGCAGGTTTTGAGAAACCTTCACCTATTCAAGAAGAATCTATTCCTATGGCATTAGCTGGTAGAGATATACTTGCCAGAGCTAAGAATGGTACCGGTAAGACTGCTTCATTCATTATTCCTTGTTTACAATTGGTGAAGcctaaattaaataaagtGCAGGCTTTAATATTGGTGCCAACTAGAGAGTTGGCGTTACAGACGTCCCAGGTTGTTAGAACATTGGGTAAACATGTAGGCACCCAATGTATGGTCACCACCGGTGGTACTTCATTACGTGATGATATTGTTAGATTGCATGATCCTGTTCATATATTAGTTGGTACTCCTGGTAGAGTATTAGATTTGGCAGCAAGAAAAGTCGTTGATTTATCGGAATGTCCACTTTTTGTGATGGATGAGGCTGACAAGATGTTATCAAGAGAGTTCAAGGGTATTATTGAGCAAATTTTAGAATTTTTCCCTCCTAACAGACAAGCATTGTTGTTTTCAGCAACTTTCCCTCTTGCTGTAAAGTCATTTATGGATAAACATTTGACCAAACCTTATGAGATCAACTTAATGGATGAGTTAACCTTGAAGGGTATTTCCCAATTTTATGCATTTGTTGAGGAGAAGCAAAAATTACATTGTTTAAACACTTTATTCAGCAAATTGCAAATTAATCAATCGATTATTTTCTGTAATTCGACCAACAGGGTTGAATTGTTAGCCAAAAAGATTACTGAGTTGGGGTATTCATGTTACTACTCTCACGCAAAAATGCCTCAGCAAGCAAGAAATAAAGTGTTCCATGAGTTCAGACAAGGTAAAGTTAGAAATTTGGTCTGTTCGGATTTGTTGACCAGAGGTATTGACATCCAAGCTGTCAATGTTgttattaattttgatttcccAAAAACGGCGGAAACTTATTTGCACAGAATAGGTCGTTCCGGTAGATTCGGTCATTTAGGTTTGgcaatcaatttaatgAGTTGGAATGATCGATATTCATTGTATAAAATTGAGCAAGAGTTGGGCACTGAAATCAAACCAATTCCTGCCACTATTGATAAATCTTTATATGTTGCAGAAAATGCCGATGCTGTTCCAAGACCCTTTagaattgatgaattaccAAAAGGTAATGAAACTGTCCATAATAAAGGATATCAGTATAAAGGCCAACCAGTGAGTGATGAAAAACTGGGTCCATCGAGTCAGCAGCAACCCCCTCCTccacaacagcaacagcagcaacaacaatcagCCTCGCCtcctcaacaacaaccaaatcCACAACATCAATTTGCTCAACATCCAAATGGTCAGTTTCCACCTTATCCACAGCAATTCCACCAACCAGGAGTTATTCCCCCACAACAATTCAATGGATACCCTCCTTATCCACAATATCCTCCCCAATTTGCTGGTTACCCAGGTCAACCTCCACAACCCCCACAagctcaacaacaacgtgCCCAAGCACAAAATCCTGCTCAACAATATTAG
- a CDS encoding TAFII-145, putative (Similar to C. albicans TAF145;~Similar to S. cerevisiae TAF1), translating to MIMPEVTHNPNGIEEDGDKAYNQYVNSTEIPDDQIIDSIFSERKTSHAEDAIDYEDIDELADEEDAIEDLPMDESINGSNSNDNNKDNDEFNRMLQEGQPELTNEEEMAAQAAAESQFDALFGNSNDFDSNIGHHDDMGGDSNENHHSSVNDHDGLFNNLGNGNHLLEDDDGLNDLGDLFYDHEEDSSVANTKKHKLDDDGNNNGKSAQENQQQKENKRQLKRQKLQKIVKQLEKEQMKRNIKYYFPTYSRHKPFNFHKFFSPNPQYYRYQRPAIAFSKNIKPLIPTKVNLEIEVDQKKIFKLRSADSATLSHEAKNVTNITQADLDFIKNLEIKRSSIDSFIKEIDYVKRDWTSSDKFDHYSKDLVLATTDWDDDAIINAGEDEYSIVKPINELLLDNPSDDCKLTGAKIDNDNSNNNYNQNNGNVLEEGEDDDIFNGQINLNELKLDMNDPNLLFVPSRKVDATKSVVPSTDKLLELKFNISNDQEYELLRKNYNTKQRSQLSNLNIEHSVPALRLQAPYYKVKLSTDETRSFHRPVFNVRPGTLVSFCKLKLRKRKKDKGKSLQQIFSKTGDLTVADTGNIIALEYSEQYPPILSNFGMGSKLINYYRKERPNDTSRPKAQIGETHILGVEDRSPFWNFGEVAPGDFVPTLYNNMVRAPIFKHDNKPTDFLLVKSQGAGSHQKFYLRGINFNFAVGNTFPVEVPAPHSRKVTNISKNRLKMVVFRVMNSIGMPRISVKDVSKHFPEHTDMQNRQRLKEFMEYQRQGDDQGYWKVRGLNDVIPGEEEIRAMITPEDSSLMDTMQYGQQVLDDNMMLFGEQSRQESSRNRKGDKREDSIVDETENGDDMNKDKEKEIEKEKEREEEKGKDKDKEKDKSEKEKAKKSKEQDTEIDVEEELAPWNLSRNFVIANQTKTMLQLNGEGDPTGIGLGFSMLRATQKNPFKPLFTPPPENVPKSNAAAHNQKLYEQEIKRIWYSQRSSLVDHGEGSDLKLQQIYNEYPPADHESYLKSKLEQIQQGQQTDSQSSSDQQQQNQVLRITRRVRDENGIVHRKVEFIHDPRLIRAYVKRKKQIEDELLKNADVDEILPTNDKELNKIRRKALEEKLANLEKRAKQSRAKKPPKDSIHAAAAAGATIIDANTVMLPDGSYVIGGKGIGKGKSRTRRCKNCGAYGHIRTNAKCPLYKKMVLGIDDGSAVPVDSTPAAGAGDGIGEITTSTAVALDTQRIEEQNSGEV from the coding sequence ATGATAATGCCAGAAGTCACCCATAATCCAAACGGTATAGAAGAAGATGGAGACAAAGCATACAATCAATATGTAAATAGTACCGAAATTCCAGATGATCAAATTATAGATTCTATATTTTCAGAACGAAAAACGTCTCATGCTGAAGATGCCATTGATTATGAAGATATAGACGAATTGGCAGACGAAGAAGACGCAATTGAGGACCTACCCATGGatgaatcaataaatgGATCAAACTCAAATGATAACAACaaagataatgatgaattcaATAGAATGCTTCAAGAGGGGCAGCCTGAGTTAacaaatgaagaagaaatggCGGCTCAAGCTGCTGCAGAGTCTCAATTTGACGCTTTGTTTGGAAATtctaatgattttgatagCAATATTGGCCACCATGATGACATGGGTGGGGATAGTAATGAAAATCACCACAGCAGTGTAAACGACCATGATGGTTTATTCAATAACTTAGGAAATGGGAATCATTTGTTAGAGGATGATGACGGATTGAATGATTTAGGTGACTTATTTTATGATCACGAGGAAGACAGCAGTGTTGCCAATACCAAGAAGCATAAGCTAGATGACGAtggcaacaacaatggCAAATCTGCTCAAGAGaatcaacaacagaaagaaaataaaagacAATTAAAGCGGCAAAAActacaaaaaattgttaaacagcttgaaaaagaacaaatgaaacgaaatatcaaatactATTTCCCTACTTACTCAAGACATAAACCATTTAATTTccataaatttttttcaccaAATCCTCAGTACTACCGTTATCAAAGGCCAGCGATTGCCTTTTcgaaaaatataaaaccATTAATACCTACAAAAGTAAATCTTGAAATTGAGGTTgatcaaaagaaaattttcaaaCTAAGAAGTGCTGATTCTGCCACATTGTCACATGAGGCCAAAAATGTTACCAACATAACTCAAGCAGATTtggattttattaaaaatttggaaatcaaAAGATCTTCTATTGATTCgtttattaaagaaattgattacGTTAAACGTGATTGGACAAGTTCCGACAAGTTTGATCATTATTCCAAAGATTTAGTTCTTGCAACCACTGATTGGGATGATGATGCCATTATAAATGCTGGGGAGGATGAGTATTCTATTGTGAAGCCAATCAATGAGCTATTGCTCGATAATCCCCTGGACGACTGTAAACTCACTGGAGCAAAAATCGATAATGACAATAGTAACAATAACTATAACCAAAACAATGGTAATGTCCTAGAAGAGGGAgaggatgatgatatttttaATGGACAAATAAACTTGAATGAGTTGAAACTTGATATGAATGATCCtaatttgttatttgtCCCTAGTAGAAAAGTCGATGCTACCAAATCGGTGGTGCCTAGTACAGATAAGTTGTTAGAACTAAAGTTCAACATATCTAACGACCAAGAATATGAACTATTGAGAAAGAATTACAACACCAAGCAAAGATCACAATTGAGTAACCTTAATATTGAACATTCAGTTCCAGCATTGCGATTACAGGCACCTTATTATAAAGTTAAGCTTAGCACTGATGAAACGAGATCTTTCCATAGGCCAGTGTTTAATGTCAGACCTGGCACATTGGTGAGCTTTtgtaaattaaaattgCGGAAGCGGAAGAAAGACAAGGGGAAATCTTTACAACAGATTTTTTCTAAAACTGGTGATTTGACAGTTGCAGATACTGGTAATATAATTGCCTTAGAGTATTCAGAACAATATCCACCAATTCTATCGAATTTTGGGATGGGGTCGAAATTGATTAACTACTATCGTAAAGAAAGACCAAACGACACTTCGCGCCCGAAGGCGCAAATTGGGGAAACTCATATTTTGGGGGTTGAGGATAGATCACCATTTTGGAATTTCGGTGAAGTTGCTCCTGGGGATTTTGTACCCACATTATATAACAACATGGTAAGAGCGCCAATTTTTAAGCATGATAACAAACCAACTGATTTTTTATTGGTTAAATCTCAGGGGGCTGGTTCACACCAAAAGTTTTACTTGCGAGGGATTAATTTCAACTTTGCCGTTGGTAACACGTTCCCGGTAGAAGTTCCAGCGCCTCACTCGAGAAAAGTAACgaatatttcaaaaaatcgGTTGAAAATGGTTGTTTTCAGAGTGATGAATAGCATAGGCATGCCACGTATTTCTGTGAAAGATGTTTCCAAGCATTTTCCCGAGCATACTGATATGCAAAATAGACAACGATTGAAGGAGTTTATGGAGTATCAAAGACAAGGTGATGACCAAGGGTATTGGAAAGTGAGGGGATTAAACGATGTAATTCCAGGGGAAGAGGAAATCCGAGCTATGATCACTCCTGAAGATTCTTCATTAATGGACACTATGCAGTATGGACAACAAGTATTGGATGATAATATGATGTTATTTGGTGAACAAAGCAGACAGGAATCATCTAGGAATAGAAAAGGTGATAAAAGGGAGGATTCAATTGTGGATGAAACAGAAAATGGAGATGACATGAATAAGGATAAGgagaaagaaatagaaaaagaaaaggagaGGGAAGAGGAGAAAGGAAAAGACAAGGACAAGGAGAAAGATAAAAGCGAAAAGGAGAAAGCgaagaaatcaaaagagCAAGACACCgaaattgatgttgaagaagaattggcACCATGGAATTTATCGAGAAATTTTGTCATTGCCAATCAAACCAAGACAATGTTGCAATTAAATGGTGAAGGTGATCCAACTGGAATTGGGTTAGGATTTTCTATGTTGAGGGCTACACAAAAGAATCCATTTAAACCATTGTTTACCCCACCGCCAGAAAATGTCCCTAAAAGCAATGCCGCTGCTCATAATCAAAAGTTGTATGAACAAGagataaaaagaatatggTATTCTCAAAGGAGTTCCTTGGTTGATCATGGGGAAGGATCAGATTTGAAGTTACAACAGATATATAATGAATACCCACCAGCAGACCATGAATCGTACTTGAAAAGCAAACTTGAACAGATTCAACAGGGGCAACAAACAGACTCACAGCTGCTGTCAgatcagcaacaacagaatCAAGTTTTGAGGATTACTAGAAGAGTACGAGATGAAAATGGAATAGTACATAGAAAGGTTGAATTTATCCATGATCCGAGATTAATTCGAGCATATGTTAAACGTAAGAAACAAATCGAGGATGAGTTGTTGAAGAACGCTGATGTCGATGAAATATTACCTACCAACgataaagaattaaacaaaatccGTCGTAAAGCATTGGAAGAAAAGTTGGCTAATTTGGAGAAACGGGCAAAACAAAGTCGGGCCAAAAAACCACCGAAGGATCTGATTCAcgctgctgctgctgctgggGCAACAATAATAGATGCTAATACTGTGATGTTACCGGATGGATCGTATGTTATTGGTGGTAAAGGTATTGGTAAGGGGAAAAGTCGAACTCGTCGATGTAAAAATTGTGGAGCCTACGGGCATATTCGTACCAATGCAAAATGTCCGTTGTATAAGAAGATGGTACTTGGAATTGATGATGGTTCGGCAGTACCAGTTGATTCAACACCAGCAGCTGGTGCTGGTGATGGTATTGGGGAAATAACTACATCTACTGCAGTTGCTCTTGATACACAACGTATTGAGGAACAGAATCTGGGTGAGGTGTGA
- a CDS encoding general amino acid permease, putative (Similar to C. albicans GAP31;~Similar to S. cerevisiae SAM3), with product MSHKENDIEKQQSASTATAFNDKQIASTSDDATDRSHNIHGDNSSLDSRYTYETVDQEKNYFKRVYNSFKPMNLEEQGIDTSQLTPVERTIIASAKHPLARRLKARHLQMIAIGGSIGTGLFVGSGYALASGGPGAVLIGYVIVGYALLTVVNALGELSVQFPVSGSFNAFFSRFLEPAFGGTFGILYAASWCISLPSELIAAAMTIQYWNTEVNPAVWVAVFWVVIVSINLFGVKGYGEMEYALSIIKVLAVIGFIILGICITCGVGDQGYIGGRYWHNPGAFNHGLKGVTSVFISAAFSFGGIELVALAASETANPRISLPAAVKSTFWRIFIFYILTAIIIGCLVPYTNEDLLNGEGIAASPFVIAVSQGGIKVVPHIMNAVVVIAVISVGNSSVYGCSRTLASLAVQGLLPKVIGYIDRGGRPLIAILFTSAIGLLGFLVVNKNEEEVFTWFFSVCSLSAFFTWGAINVVHLRWRFALAAQGRSTDEIIFRSPLGTFGSWSGILVLILIVIGEVWVSIWPIGSPADVKQFWKNCLSLPLMILMWAGFKTYHGSWNMLWVKLEDIDLDTGRREIDVELLKQELAEERQIIRSKPFVYRIYKFFF from the coding sequence ATGTCccataaagaaaatgacATTGAAAAGCAGCAGTCTGCTTCTACTGCTACTGCTTTTAACGACAAGCAGATTGCTTCGACCTCGGATGATGCCACCGATAGAAGCCATAATATCCATGGTGACAACAGCTCATTGGATTCTCGCTACACCTATGAAACTGTCGAccaagaaaagaattatttcaaGAGAGTATATAACTCATTCAAACCAATGAACTTAGAAGAGCAAGGTATTGATACTTCTCAATTAACTCCAGTCGAAAGAACCATTATTGCCTCTGCCAAACATCCATTAGCAAGAAGATTAAAGGCCAGACATTTACAAATGATTGCTATTGGTGGTAGTATTGGTACTGGGTTATTCGTTGGTTCCGGGTACGCCTTGGCTAGTGGGGGTCCTGGTGCAGTATTGATTGGTTATGTTATCGTTGGGTATGCTTTATTGACAGTGGTTAATGCATTGGGTGAATTATCCGTGCAATTCCCCGTCAGTGGTTCATTTAACGCTTTCTTCTCAAGGTTCCTTGAGCCAGCATTTGGAGGTACTTTTGGTATTTTGTATGCTGCCTCTTGGTGTATCTCATTGCCCTCAGAATTGATTGCAGCAGCTATGACTATCCAGTACTGGAACACAGAAGTCAATCCAGCCGTTTGGGTTGCAGTTTTTTGGGTAGTAATTGTTAGTATCAATCTTTTCGGTGTTAAAGGTTACGGTGAAATGGAATATGCTCTTTCTATTATCAAAGTATTGGCTGTCATTGGGTTTATCATTCTCGGTATTTGTATTACATGTGGTGTTGGTGACCAAGGCTATATTGGCGGCAGATACTGGCACAACCCAGGTGCATTTAATCATGGATTAAAAGGTGTCACCTCAGTATTCATCTCGGCTGCATTCTCGTTTGGTGGTATTGAATTGGTTGCATTGGCTGCTAGTGAAACCGCTAACCCTAGAATCTCATTGCCTGCTGCAGTTAAATCGACATTCTGGAGAATCTTTATTTTCTACATATTGACCGCCATCATTATTGGTTGTTTGGTTCCTTATACCAATGAAGATTTACTTAACGGTGAAGGTATTGCAGCTTCTCCATTTGTTATTGCTGTCAGTCAAGGTGGAATCAAAGTGGTGCCACATATCATGAATGCCGTGGTGGTTATTGCTGTTATCTCTGTTGGTAACTCTTCAGTATATGGGTGTTCACGTACCTTGGCATCATTAGCCGTCCAGGGATTATTACCAAAAGTTATTGGATACATCGATCGTGGTGGTCGTCCATTGATCGCTATCCTTTTCACATCTGCCATTGGGTTATTAGGATTCCTTGTCgtcaataaaaatgaagaagaagttttCACTTGGTTTTTCTCGGTCTGTTCGTTGTCGGCATTTTTCACTTGGGGAGCAATTAATGTTGTTCACTTACGTTGGAGATTTGCCTTGGCTGCACAAGGTCGTTCCACAGACGAAATTATTTTCAGATCTCCCTTGGGGACATTTGGGTCTTGGTCTGGtattcttgttttgatCCTTATTGTCATTGGTGAAGTTTGGGTGTCCATCTGGCCTATTGGAAGTCCTGCTGATGTAAAGCAATTCTGGAAAAACTGTTTATCTTTGCCcttgatgattttgatgtGGGCAGGGTTCAAGACTTACCACGGCTCATGGAATATGTTATGGGTCAAATTAGAAGACATTGATTTGGATACCGGTAGAAGAGAAATTGACgttgaattattgaaacaagaattggCAGAAGAAAGACAAATCATAAGGAGTAAACCATTTGTCTACCGTATctataaatttttcttctaa